A DNA window from Labrus mixtus chromosome 4, fLabMix1.1, whole genome shotgun sequence contains the following coding sequences:
- the map2k1 gene encoding dual specificity mitogen-activated protein kinase kinase 1 isoform X2: MQKRRKPEPIQLNPIPDGNTINGTGATETNLEALQKKLEELELDEQQRKRLEAFLTQKQKVGELKDDDFEKICELGAGNGGVVFKVSHRPSGLIMARKLIHLEIKPAIRNQIIRELQVLHECNSPYIVGFYGAFYSDGEISICMEHMDGGSLDQSLKKAGKIPEQILGKVSIAVIKGLSYLREKHKIMHRDVKPSNILVNSRGEIKLCDFGVSGQLIDSMANSFVGTRSYMSSDIWSMGLSLVEMAIGRFPIPPPDAHELEQIFGFPMEGEAASSESSPKPRPPGRPGSSYGPDSRPPMAIFELLDYIVNEPPPKLPGLFSPEFQDFVNKCLIKNPAERADLKQLMVHAFIKQSEAEQVDFAGWLCSTIGLNQPVTPTHGTAM, from the exons ATGCAGAAGAGAAGGAAGCCAGAGCCGATTCAACTCAACCCGATCCCCGATGGAAACACTATCAACGGTACCGGAGCCACGGA AACAAACTTGGAGGCGCTGCAGAAGAAGCTCGAGGAGCTCGAGTTGGACGAGCAGCAGAGGAAACGCCTGGAGGCCTTTCTAACACAGAAGCAGAAGGTGGGAGAGCTGAAAGACGATGACTTTGAGAAGATCTGTGAGCTCGGGGCGGGCAACGGAGGAGTTGTCTTCAAGGTCTCCCACAGACCCTCTGGCTTGATTATGGCGAGGAAG CTGATCCACCTGGAGATCAAACCTGCCATCAGGAACCAGATCATTAGGGAGCTGCAGGTGCTGCATGAGTGTAACTCCCCTTACATTGTGGGCTTCTACGGGGCGTTTTACAGTGATGGAGAAATCAGCATCTGTATGGAGCATATG GACGGCGGCTCCCTGGACCAGTCTCTGAAGAAGGCGGGCAAGATCCCAGAGCAGATCCTTGGCAAAGTCAGCATCGCT GTCATCAAAGGGCTGTCGTACCTAAGGGAAAAACACAAGATCATGCACAGAG ATGTCAAGCCCTCCAACATCCTGGTGAATTCCCGCGGTGAGATCAAGCTGTGTGACTTTGGAGTGAGCGGACAGCTCATCGACTCCATGGCTAACTCCTTTGTGGGCACTCGCTCTTACATGTCT TCAGACATCTGGAGTATGGGTCTGTCCCTGGTTGAAATGGCCATTGGACGCTTCCCCATCCCACCACCTGATGCTCACGAACTGGAACAAATATTTGGCTTCCCAATGGAAGGGGAGGCCGCCTCCAGTGAGTCCTCCCCGAAGCCCCGCCCCCCCGGGCGACCAGGCAGCT CATACGGACCTGACAGCAGACCACCGATGGCAATATTCGAGCTGCTTGATTATATTGTCAATGAG cctCCACCGAAGCTACCAGGACTTTTTAGCCCTGAATTTCAAGACTTTGTGAATAAATG cCTGATCAAGaatcctgcagagagagcagacCTCAAACAGTTGATG
- the map2k1 gene encoding dual specificity mitogen-activated protein kinase kinase 1 isoform X1, giving the protein MQKRRKPEPIQLNPIPDGNTINGTGATETNLEALQKKLEELELDEQQRKRLEAFLTQKQKVGELKDDDFEKICELGAGNGGVVFKVSHRPSGLIMARKLIHLEIKPAIRNQIIRELQVLHECNSPYIVGFYGAFYSDGEISICMEHMDGGSLDQSLKKAGKIPEQILGKVSIAVIKGLSYLREKHKIMHRDVKPSNILVNSRGEIKLCDFGVSGQLIDSMANSFVGTRSYMSPERLQGTHYSVQSDIWSMGLSLVEMAIGRFPIPPPDAHELEQIFGFPMEGEAASSESSPKPRPPGRPGSSYGPDSRPPMAIFELLDYIVNEPPPKLPGLFSPEFQDFVNKCLIKNPAERADLKQLMVHAFIKQSEAEQVDFAGWLCSTIGLNQPVTPTHGTAM; this is encoded by the exons ATGCAGAAGAGAAGGAAGCCAGAGCCGATTCAACTCAACCCGATCCCCGATGGAAACACTATCAACGGTACCGGAGCCACGGA AACAAACTTGGAGGCGCTGCAGAAGAAGCTCGAGGAGCTCGAGTTGGACGAGCAGCAGAGGAAACGCCTGGAGGCCTTTCTAACACAGAAGCAGAAGGTGGGAGAGCTGAAAGACGATGACTTTGAGAAGATCTGTGAGCTCGGGGCGGGCAACGGAGGAGTTGTCTTCAAGGTCTCCCACAGACCCTCTGGCTTGATTATGGCGAGGAAG CTGATCCACCTGGAGATCAAACCTGCCATCAGGAACCAGATCATTAGGGAGCTGCAGGTGCTGCATGAGTGTAACTCCCCTTACATTGTGGGCTTCTACGGGGCGTTTTACAGTGATGGAGAAATCAGCATCTGTATGGAGCATATG GACGGCGGCTCCCTGGACCAGTCTCTGAAGAAGGCGGGCAAGATCCCAGAGCAGATCCTTGGCAAAGTCAGCATCGCT GTCATCAAAGGGCTGTCGTACCTAAGGGAAAAACACAAGATCATGCACAGAG ATGTCAAGCCCTCCAACATCCTGGTGAATTCCCGCGGTGAGATCAAGCTGTGTGACTTTGGAGTGAGCGGACAGCTCATCGACTCCATGGCTAACTCCTTTGTGGGCACTCGCTCTTACATGTCT CCAGAGCGTTTGCAGGGCACACATTACTCTGTTCAGTCAGACATCTGGAGTATGGGTCTGTCCCTGGTTGAAATGGCCATTGGACGCTTCCCCATCCCACCACCTGATGCTCACGAACTGGAACAAATATTTGGCTTCCCAATGGAAGGGGAGGCCGCCTCCAGTGAGTCCTCCCCGAAGCCCCGCCCCCCCGGGCGACCAGGCAGCT CATACGGACCTGACAGCAGACCACCGATGGCAATATTCGAGCTGCTTGATTATATTGTCAATGAG cctCCACCGAAGCTACCAGGACTTTTTAGCCCTGAATTTCAAGACTTTGTGAATAAATG cCTGATCAAGaatcctgcagagagagcagacCTCAAACAGTTGATG